A DNA window from Macadamia integrifolia cultivar HAES 741 chromosome 4, SCU_Mint_v3, whole genome shotgun sequence contains the following coding sequences:
- the LOC122076484 gene encoding LEAF RUST 10 DISEASE-RESISTANCE LOCUS RECEPTOR-LIKE PROTEIN KINASE-like 2.2 — protein MMIVPMEMKISTSTGVVLLLLISSFLLIIIPSATALGFNCTSSTATCSALIDYVSPTTKSLSDIADLFGVTFISIFGANSLPLSTSPYQTVEVNQTIKIPFPCGCIYSLFSGVGISEKVPMYNVQKGDYLYYIANVVFSGLVTPQEIATVNDVSDPNLIYIGQYLWIPLPCSCDRVGGAQVIHYGHVVSKRSSVGQISMEYGTTQGTLLKLNGLGHENELRAGQLIDVPLKACKSMVGNDSLDYPLLVPNGSTVLTANNCVQCTCKSSKNWTLHCEPFQGSKSTSCPPMQCQGGLYLGSSTMSPCTTCTYAGNTNQTILMTLTNTCSTDDEVASNGNNMAMRRKLAVVVSSATGIGILVTVIVLYCCLRGKSSFVNKNKDIDIESILRNNGSFVPRYSYSDIKKMTNSYKDKLGEGGYGVVFKGKLLDGRLVAVKILNISNGNGEEFINEVASISKTSHVNIVALVGYCFEGIKRALVYEFMPNGPLDKFIYYDSSSTTHPHFGWETLFDIATGIGRGLEYLHRGCNTRILHFDIKPHNILLDQDFCPKISDFGLAKLCPRKESIISMMGMRGTIGYIAPEVFSRNFGGVSHKSDVYSYGMMVLEMVGGRRNVKVPVDHTSEIYFPHWIYRKFQQDQKLEVLEGLVTRVEEEIARKMTLVGLWCIQTNPSNRPSMSKVVEMLEGSISSLQIPPKPYLCSPPSSPTDCSTSTTLENSSS, from the exons ATGATGATAGTGCCTATGGAGATGAAGATAAGCACTTCCACTGGAGTGGTACTTCTCCTCCTTATCTCCTCATTTCTATTAATAATAATCCCTTCAGCAACAGCCCTAGGCTTCAACTGCACCTCTTCCACTGCAACATGTTCAGCTCTAATAGACTACGTCTCTCCCACCACCAAATCCCTTTCCGACATCGCCGACCTCTTTGGGGTCACCTTCATCTCCATATTCGGTGCAAATTCCCTCCCACTCTCAACCTCTCCATACCAAACAGTTGAAGTGAACCAGACCATCAAGATTCCCTTCCCCTGCGGTTGTATTTATTCCTTGTTCAGTGGGGTTGGAATCTCTGAAAAAGTCCCAATGTACAATGTACAGAAAGGTGACTACCTGTATTATATAGCGAATGTGGTGTTCTCTGGGTTGGTGACGCCCCAGGAGATCGCCACCGTAAATGATGTTTCCGACCCCAACTTGATCTATATTGGGCAGTACTTGTGGATTCCGCTGCCGTGTAGCTGCGACAGAGTGGGTGGTGCTCAGGTCATCCATTATGGACATGTGGTATCTAAGAGGAGCTCCGTTGGGCAGATCTCTATGGAGTATGGAACTACCCAAGGTACCTTGTTGAAACTCAATGGGTTAGGTCATGAGAATGAGCTTCGGGCCGGCCAACTGATCGATGTTCCTCTTAAAG CTTGCAAATCCATGGTTGGCAATGACTCACTTGACTACCCATTGCTTGTTCCCAATGGATCTACGGTCTTAACTGCTAACAATTGCGTCCAATGCACCTGCAAGTCATCAAAAAATTGGAC ATTACATTGTGAGCCATTCCAAGGGTCTAAATCCACTTCCTGCCCTCCCATGCAATGTCAAGGTGGTTTATACCTTGGAagcagtaccatgtcaccttgCACTACATGTACCTATGCTGGAAATACCAATCAAACCATACTTATGACACTCACCAATACTTGTAGTACTGATGATGAAGTTGCAAGTAATGGAAACAATATGGCTATGAGAAGGAAGCTTGCAGTAG TTGTTTCTTCGGCGACTGGAATTGGGATTTTGGTGACTGTGATAGTCCTATATTGTTGCTTGAGAGGAAAATCGTCATTTGTTAATAAAAACAAAGACATTGACATAGAGTCTATTTTGAGGAATAATGGATCCTTTGTTCCAAGATACAGTTATTCAGATATCAAGAAAATGACAAACTCCTACAAAGATAAACTAGGTGAAGGAGGATATGGTGTTGTGTTCAAAGGAAAGTTACTTGATGGTCGATTGGTGGCAGTGAAGATCCTCAACATATCCAACGGAAATGGAGAGGAATTCATCAATGAAGTTGCAAGCATTAGCAAGACTTCCCATGTTAATATTGTTGCTCTTGTTGGTTATTGTTTTGAAGGGATCAAGAGAGCTCTTGTGTATGAGTTCATGCCCAATGGACCTCTTGACAAGTTCATATATTATGATTCATCATCGACGACACACCCTCACTTTGGGTGGGAAACATTATTCGATATAGCTACTGGAATTGGTCGGGGATTAGAGTACCTACATCGTGGTTGCAATACACGTATTTTACACTTTGATATAAAGCCACATAACATTCTACTAGACCAGGACTTCTGCCCCAAAATCTCCGATTTTGGGCTTGCTAAACTATGTCCAAGAAAAGAGAGTATTATATCAATGATGGGTATGAGAGGGACTATAGGGTATATTGCTCCAGAAGTGTTCTCTCGAAATTTTGGAGGAGTCTCCCACAAGTCTGATGTCTATAGTTATGGAATGATGGTTTTGGAAATGgttggaggaagaaggaatgtgAAAGTGCCAGTAGATCATACTAGTGAAATATATTTCCCGCATTGGATCTATAGGAAATTCCAACAAGATCAGAAACTAGAAGTACTAGAAGGGCTGGTGACTAGAGTGGAAGAAGAAATTGCAAGGAAAATGACTTTAGTAGGGCTATGGTGCATCCAAACAAATCCTTCAAATCGGCCTTCAATGAGTAAAGTTGTTGAAATGTTAGAAGGAAGCATTAGTTCATTGCAGATCCCTCCAAAGCCATACTTGTGTTCTCCTCCAAGTTCGCCAACAGATTGCTCTACCAGTACTACCTTGGAAAATTCATCATCGTAA
- the LOC122076289 gene encoding flavonoid 3'-monooxygenase CYP75B137-like, whose amino-acid sequence MLCQDLFSAGTDTSSITVEWALAELIRHPNILVQAQKELDSVVGMDRLVTESDLPNLPYLQAIIKETFRLHPSTPLSLPRMAAESCKINGYYIPKDSTLLVNVWAISRDPAIWPEPLEFRPERFLPGSKLAHIDIKGNDFEVIPFEAGRRICAGMSLGLRMVQLLTATLVHAFDWVLPEALSAEKLNMEEAYGLTLQRAMPLMAFTRPRLVQHLYGTTVRA is encoded by the coding sequence ATGTTATGTCAGGACTTATTCTCGGCAGGAACTGACACATCATCAATCACCGTAGAGTGGGCCCTGGCGGAGCTGATTCGTCATCCTAACATACTGGTCCAAGCCCAAAAGGAGTTGGACTCGGTCGTTGGAATGGATCGGCTCGTGACGGAATCGGATCTACCCAATCTCCCATACCTACAAGCCATCATCAAAGAAACGTTTCGTCTTCACCCATCAACGCCATTATCGCTCCCACGAATGGCCGCCGAGAGCTGTAAGATCAACGGCTATTACATTCCAAAGGATTCCACACTTCTCGTCAATGTATGGGCCATTTCACGTGACCCAGCAATTTGGCCCGAACCGCTGGAGTTCCGACCCGAGAGATTCCTCCCTGGTAGTAAACTGGCCCATATTGATATTAAGGGGAACGATTTTGAAGTTATACCCTTTGAGGCAGGGCGTAGAATATGCGCAGGGATGAGCCTTGGGTTGCGAATGGTGCAGCTCTTGACTGCTACTTTGGTCCATGCATTTGATTGGGTCCTACCGGAGGCCCTGTCTGCAGAGAAGCTGAACATGGAAGAGGCTTATGGGCTGACCTTGCAAAGGGCCATGCCTCTTATGGCGTTTACACGCCCAAGGTTGGTCCAACATTTATATGGCACCACTGTTAGAGCTTGA